In the Desulfitobacterium hafniense DCB-2 genome, CTCTCCGACAGCCCGGTTTCCAAGTAAGTTTTTATGTTTGGTTGCCCGGCGGCTGTGTTTTTTTCCGGCTCTGTTTCCAGTGCCAACAGTTCCTCAATGGATAAACCAAGTGTTTTGGACAGTTTGGAAAGGGTTCCTGCACCACATCGGTGCAAATGGGTTTTCCCGGAATAAATATCCGCGAGAGTTGCCCACGGAATCCCACTGATTTTCGATAAACGATAACGGGACATTTGCATATCATGCAAAAGCTTTTGTATTGTCATTTTTATCACCTAAATTCATTATATCGGTGTTCCGATATAGTGTCAAGGGAAGTAATAACACATAATTCCAATGGGATATCTCTTTTGCGTTACCCTTCGCGCTGTAACAGGACTTCAACTTCTGAATGCTGTGCTTTTAAAAGGATATCCACAGCATCGGCGACCTGAGCCGCCAATTAAAAATACATCTTTCTATTGCAACGTGAAGGACCTGCTTAAAGGAACTCAAAGAGCAAGCGGTTAGTGATTACCTATCTGGGACCTACTCGCTTAGACAAATAGTCCATCACTACGGGGTGTCAAGCGATTCTGTTTTGAGAAGGCGGGTAAAATGGTTGCTTCTTTCTTTGGAGAACTTTTCAAGTATACAGTAGAACTATCAATAATGAGAACTATTAAAAATGGGGTTGTCGCAGTCCACACCAACGTTGCGACAACCCCTTCTTCATTTAAATACCAATACAGGCTTTATCTCATATTGTCCTTAAATCTTGATCGTTTCCTTGGCTTTTCCTATGGCTGCCTTTTCTTCCTGAGACAGATGATAGCTGGATTCGCCATGGCTTACCGGTTTCGCATAAACTCTTGATTCCTCACGATTATTAATCGATGAGAGAACGACACCGTCTCCCTGTTGATTAAGCAATGCTAAAGCAAAACTCAGATCGCTGCCCATATTGTCAAAGGCGTTGAACCTCACCAACTCAGCTCTATCGATGGCAGAACGGAGCTTAAGCTCTACTTGGTCCATTCTCTTTTCCATCTTTTCCGCATTGCCCTTAATATAGTTAACTCCGCTTATATATTCTTTAAGCTGTTGGTCCAGTGAGCTCCCATCAAGAAAGGTTTGCAGGGCGAGATAGGATTTTTGAAACCCTTTCAGGCGATTCTGCAAACTAACAATCCAAATAAATTCAACGATACATAATACAGCCACCAAAGCAATCGCCCAGTAGGATAAGGGCATTATTTCTTCCAGATTCATAGTATCCTCCTCAATCCATTTTTAACGGCTACGCCATCTGCGCTAGCAGCATCGTGATGGGTACCGCAACAAATATTGCCGGCAGTAGATTTCCTACCTTTATTTCTTTAATCTCCAGTATGTTCAGACCAATTCCAACAATGAGCAATCCACCCGTAGCGCTCATCTCCGCTATAACGGGATCGGAAAGAAATCCTTGCAGGAGTGCAGCGGAGATTGTTATCCCGCCTTGATAAAGAAAGACAGGAACAGCGGAAACCAAGACACCGATCCCCATGGATGAAGCCAAGACAATGGAGGTAATGCCATCCAGCATGGATTTGGCATAGAGTGTGTCATGGACTCCTTTAAGTCCACTTTCCAGAGCCCCCATGATAGCCATGGCCCCCACACAAAACATTAAGCTTGAGGAAACAAATCCTTTGGTGAAATTGCCATTTCCTCCTTTAGCAAATTTACTTTCCAGCCATTTCCCCAGCTGCTGAAGCTTATCCTCAATATCAATCCATTCTCCGATTATTCCTCCTAAAACCAAGCTCCCGATAACCACCAGCGGGTTATTGGTTGTCAAAGCCATCCTTAAACCAATGAGAATAACCGCCAATCCTATACCTTGGATCACTGTCTTTTTTATTTTTTCAGGCAGGGCTTTACCGAAAAGTATACCCACCAAGGCCCCACCAATGATCGCTAACGAATTCACAATTGTACCCAGCACATTTTCACCTTCATCACTGTTCCACGTGGAACAACTTTTTTCCAACTCAACCCCGCAGTTCATTTTCGCCCAATATCGTTTCCTGTTTCTGAATTTGCTTATCTATGTACAGCAACTCCCCTATGGCCGCAGCATTATCGAATCAGTTACACTTAATGATCATTGAACCCGACTCAGTTAATAATAGGAGTGTTCCACGTGGAACATCACTATTATAAGCTGACTCCTGATCCACAAGGAGTCTTAAATAAACATTACAAGGATTATAGCTTACAAAAACCTAGAAATCAATACTCATTCCCCCGAAGTCTCTTTATCAAATACAGTTAATATCTACCACTGAGGATTTTAATAAGTGCAAAAGAAAATGTTCCACGTGGAACATTTCTAATCAACTTTGATATTCCATATCTCCAAAAGACGATTAAACTCATCTTCAGAAAAATACTCAATTTCAATTTTGCCTCTACCGGCATCTCCTTTAACTTTTACCTTCGTTTGAAATGAAGACCGCAGTTGATCTTCAATCTGAGTGAATAGGAATGAATTCTTCGTTTTAGCTTTTTTTGGCGTCTCCTGCTGCTCAGTATATTTTAAAATCAGACTTTCTAATTCTCTCACCGGTAAACTTTCTTTTGCCACCTTCTGAGCCAAAAGCACTTGCAGGGATGAATCCTTAATCCCTAAGAGAACCTTAGCATGACCAAGACTCAATTTACCTTCCTGAATCAAATGGAGCACCGGATCCGGCAATTGAATGATACGGAGGAGATTGGCCACTGTGGGGCGCCCCTTGCCGACTCTCTCGGCCACCTGCTCCTGGGTCAGATCGTATTCTTTAATGAGGCGGGCATAAGCCAGGCCTTCTTCAACTGGTGAAAGATCTGATCTTTGGATGTTTTCGATCAAAGCTTTTTCAGCTAACTCCTGCTCGCTTCCTGTTTTGATCAGGCAGGGAATCTTGGCAAGTCCGGCTAATATGGCGGCACGATAACGTCTTTCACCGGCAACAATAATATATTCTTCATCTTTAAGTTGAACTAAGATGGGCTGAAGCAAACCATGAGTCTTTAAGGAGGCTGCTAACTCTTCCAGACTTTCCTGATTAAAACTCCTCCTTGGCTGATCGGGGTTAACACGTATTTTATCCAGCTCAATCTCTTGAACTGAGGCTTCATTGCCCACGGGTTCGGCACCAATCAAGGCTTCCAGGCCACGACCTAAAGCTTTTTTAGACACGCTGCAATACCTCCTCTGCTAAATCGCGATAAACCTCTGCGCCCCGTGAACGATCATCATAAAGGACAATCGGCTTGCCATGGCTTGGAGCCTCTCCCAGCCGCACATTCCTCGGTACAATGGTCGAGAAAACCTTACTTTTAAAGTACTTTTTAACTTCATCAACCACTTGAATACCTAAATTGGTCCGGGCATCAAACATAGTCAGCAGCGCACCCAGGATATTTAAGCGAGGGTTTAAGCGGCCCTTGACCCTTTGAATCGTATCCATCAACAAACTAAGACCTTCCAGAGCATAATACTCACATTGAACAGGAATAAGGACATCCGTTGCGGCGGTTAAAGCATTGAGGGTAAGCAAACCCAGGGAGGGAGGACAATCAATAATAATAAAATCATAGTCACCTTTAATGCTCATGAGAGCTGAAGCAAGCTTGCCTTCTCTTTGTTCCAGTCCAACCAGCTCAATCTCAGCACCGGCCAGCTCGATTTGAGCAGGCGCAATAAATAAACCGGTTAACTCTGTTTGTTTAATAATCCTCTCCATGGGAACTTCATTAATCAGTACATCATAAATACTATTCTTCAGTTTACTTTTAATTACGCCACAACCGCTTGTCGCATTTCCTTGGGGATCCAGATCAAGGAGCAGCACCTTTTTTCCCTGTTCAACAAGGCAGGCACTTAAATTAACGGCTGTAGTCGTCTTGGCTACTCCACCTTTTTGATTGGCAATGGCAATAATATTAGCCAAAGTGTGACTCCTCCTTTTCAACACTGCAAGGCTGAATTTCAGACATACTATAGTCACTATATTGATTATCAATTGACTATAATCAATAATTCACCGTCTATTGACTATAGTATCAAATCACACCCGATAAAACTAGAGATTTCGCCGGAAAAGCATCGCAAAAAGATAAATAAAAAAGCGCCCAAGGCGCTTCTCTTAAAATCTTCGGCAAAACATGCCAATCCCAGTGCTACACTAAAGGCTTCTTTCCGGGAGTGCCTGCCTTGCGGGGATAAGCGGGGGGAGTTGATGACGTTTTCTCCACCAGGATAATGGCCCGGTGCTCGGCTTCGGCTCCCAAATTAAAGAGTTTAATATCTTTGATCTCAGCCCCTAAGACTGTCAAGGCTTTTTTAGACTCCATAACCTCTTCCTGCGCTTGAGATCCTTTGGCCGCTAAAAAATATCCGCCCTTTTTAAGCAGAGGGACAGCATACTCCAGCAATACAGGCAAGCGGGCGACTGCCCGGGATGTAACGCAATCAAAGGTTTCCCGGTAATGAGGGTCTCTGGCAAAATCTTCGGCCCTGGCGTGTACAGTTTGAACCTTGGTCAATTTCAATTCTTTAATAACTGTTTCTAAAAAGTCCAAGCGTTTAGCCAAAGAGTCCACCAGATAAACCTCGACTTCAGGCAAAAGAATTTTCAGCGGAATTCCGGGAAACCCAGCCCCTGTGCCAATATCGGCAAGCCTCTTCCCCTGAACTAAGGAAAGCAAAGCAAGGGAATCCACAAAATGTTTCAGAATTATTTCTTCGGGTTCCGTAATACTTGTTAAATTGACCTTTTCATTCCATTCAACCAATCGATCAGCATATATAGAAAACTTTTCAATCTGATCTCCACTCAGTTCGATATTCAAGCGTTGGCGGGTTAATCTGCCCAGAAGTTCCTGATGCTCAGGTAGCATGGATCTGACCCCCTCTGCGCTTTTGTTCCAGATAGACCAATAAAACGGAGATATCCGCCGGTGTCACTCCTGTAATCCGGGTGGCCTGGCCCATATTGGCGGGGGCAACCTCTTTCAGCCTTTGCCTGCCCTCTGTGGATAATCCCTTGATCTGATCATAAACAATTTCCTCAGGAATCATGCGCTCTTCCATCTTGGCGAAACGCTCAATCTCGGCCAGCTGCTTTTCAATATAGCCCGCATACTTGATTTCAATCCCTGCTTCCAGCAGAGCTTCTTCATCATACTCTGCCAGCTGAGGGATAAGCTGTTTTATTTCGTTAATCGTAATTTCCGGTCTTCTCATCAGTTCCTCGCCGCTGATTCCGCCATGGACCGGCGCAGAATGAACCCCTGCCAGTACCTCTGCCAAATGTTCATTAAGGGGTGAAAAAGTAGTCCCCCGCCATAAGGCATTGATTTCAGCGATGGCTGCCTTTTTCTTTTGAAAAGCCGCCCAGCGCTCATCCTTAACCAAGCCGATCTCCCTGCCCCGGGGAGTTAAGCGCAGATCTGCATTATCCTGACGGAGAATCAAACGATACTCCGCTCGGGAAGTCAGCAACCGATAAGGTTCCTTGACCCCTTTATTGACCAGGTCATCGATCAATACACCCAAGTATCCTTCAGAGCGGCGGACAATAAAAGGTTCCTTCCCTTGAACCCGCAATGCCGCGTTAATTCCCGCCAATAAACCCTGGGCCGCCGCTTCCTCATAACCGGAGGTTCCATTAAGCTGGCCTGCCGTGAAAAGTCCGGGAATCTTGCGCACTTCCAGGCTCAGGGAAAGCTGATAGGGCTTCACATAATCATATTCTATAGCGTAGCCGGGACGCAAAAGCTCAGCCTTCTCCAATCCGGGAATACTATGGATAATATCGTACTGTATTTCCTCCGGCATACTGGTGGATAATCCTGCCATATAGAGTTCGTCACTATTCCAGCCCTCAGGTTCGAGAAAGATCTGATGTGTTGGACGATCGGCAAAGCGAACAACCTTATCTTCGATGGAAGGACAATAGCGGGGGCCAATCCCTTCGATTTTTCCCGAATATAAAGGGGCCCGGTGGATATTGTCCTGGATGATCTGATGAGTCTCCGGTGTGGTATACCCTAACCAACAAGGAATCTGTTTGTCCACATCACGGCCCCAAAACATGCTTTGGGTAGGCATAAAGGAATAACGCCAGGGAACAGAATCGCCAGGCTGAACAGTGAACTTGGTGTAATCCACGGAACGGCGATGAATCCGGGGTGGTGTCCCTGTTTTAAAACGTCCCAGCTCCAGGCCAAGCTCCTTTAAGGCACCGGAAAGGTTCATGGCTGTCTGCTGCCCATTAGGGCCCCCTTCATACATGGTGTCGCCGATAATGATCCGTCCCCGCAAATAGGTCCCACTGGTTAAAATCACATTGGGCGCAGCATAGAAGGCTCCCGTCCGGGTTACGACACCGCTCACTTTCCCGTCTTCAGTCTTGATGCGCTCCACCAGAGCCTGGTGAAGAACTAAATTTTCCTGACCTAAAATCGCATTGCGCATATGAAGATGATAGGCCTGCTTATCGGATTGGATCCGCAAAGCATGAACCGCCGGGCCTTTTCCCGTATTCAACATACGGACCTGCAGGGATGTCTCATCGGCGGTAATGCCCATTTGCCCGCCTAAAGCATCGATCTCCCTGACCAAATGGCCTTTGGCCGGCCCTCCCAAAGAGGGGTTGCAATCCATATGGGCTATATTATCTAGGCTGAGAGTGATCAACAAGGTTCGGCCGCCCATCCGCGCGGCAGCCAAAGCCGCTTCACAGCCCGCATGTCCGGCACCTACCACAATCACATCATAGTTTCCCGCCAAATATTCCACGGTTCCTCCTACTTTCCTATACAAAATCGTGAGAAAATATCATCCAACAAGGACTCTTGAACACTATCCCCCGTCATTTGGGAAATTTCCTGAAGAGCCTGGCGGATATCAATGGATACCATATCCCAGGGCAGGCCGTTCTTAACCGAATCCCAACCGTTTGCCAAGGCTGATACGGCCCTCTCTAAGGCGGTGATTTGACGGATGTTGGAGAGTAAGGGCTCTTTAGTTTTTTCTGCCTTGCCCTGATAGACCCTTTGCTTAATCTCTTTCTCCAACTGCTTAAAGCCCAAATTCTCTTTCACCGAAAAAGGAATCCATACCCCTTGCTGAGTGGGGTAATTCTCAAGAACTTCCTCCCCCTGTTCCTTGCCGACCAGAAGGTCCATTTTATTAATTAAAACGATCACACTTTGATCATACTGATTTAAGATCTTCAACTCTTCAGCCTTGAGCTCCTGGCCGGCCTGGATGATGAGAAGTATCAGTTCAGCTTTCTCCATAGCCTTCCAGGATCGTTCAATGCCCAGTTTCTCAACAAGATCCTCGCTTTCCCGAAGTCCCGCCGTATCCACCAACTGCAAAAGTATGCCGCCGATAGTGACCGATTCCCGAATCTCATCCCGGGTCGTCCCCGGTATATCTGTAACAATAGCCCTCTCTTCCCCCATCAGAGCATTGAGCAGGCTGGATTTGCCCACATTAGGCTGTCCGACAATCACCGTCAGCATGCCTTCCCGGAGTATTCTTCCCGTCTTGCTCCCATCAAGCAAATCACGAGCCAGCTCAAGACCCTTGCTGATGCG is a window encoding:
- the rsmG gene encoding 16S rRNA (guanine(527)-N(7))-methyltransferase RsmG, which encodes MLPEHQELLGRLTRQRLNIELSGDQIEKFSIYADRLVEWNEKVNLTSITEPEEIILKHFVDSLALLSLVQGKRLADIGTGAGFPGIPLKILLPEVEVYLVDSLAKRLDFLETVIKELKLTKVQTVHARAEDFARDPHYRETFDCVTSRAVARLPVLLEYAVPLLKKGGYFLAAKGSQAQEEVMESKKALTVLGAEIKDIKLFNLGAEAEHRAIILVEKTSSTPPAYPRKAGTPGKKPLV
- a CDS encoding ParA family protein, with amino-acid sequence MANIIAIANQKGGVAKTTTAVNLSACLVEQGKKVLLLDLDPQGNATSGCGVIKSKLKNSIYDVLINEVPMERIIKQTELTGLFIAPAQIELAGAEIELVGLEQREGKLASALMSIKGDYDFIIIDCPPSLGLLTLNALTAATDVLIPVQCEYYALEGLSLLMDTIQRVKGRLNPRLNILGALLTMFDARTNLGIQVVDEVKKYFKSKVFSTIVPRNVRLGEAPSHGKPIVLYDDRSRGAEVYRDLAEEVLQRV
- a CDS encoding ParB/RepB/Spo0J family partition protein, whose amino-acid sequence is MSKKALGRGLEALIGAEPVGNEASVQEIELDKIRVNPDQPRRSFNQESLEELAASLKTHGLLQPILVQLKDEEYIIVAGERRYRAAILAGLAKIPCLIKTGSEQELAEKALIENIQRSDLSPVEEGLAYARLIKEYDLTQEQVAERVGKGRPTVANLLRIIQLPDPVLHLIQEGKLSLGHAKVLLGIKDSSLQVLLAQKVAKESLPVRELESLILKYTEQQETPKKAKTKNSFLFTQIEDQLRSSFQTKVKVKGDAGRGKIEIEYFSEDEFNRLLEIWNIKVD
- the mnmG gene encoding tRNA uridine-5-carboxymethylaminomethyl(34) synthesis enzyme MnmG, with protein sequence MEYLAGNYDVIVVGAGHAGCEAALAAARMGGRTLLITLSLDNIAHMDCNPSLGGPAKGHLVREIDALGGQMGITADETSLQVRMLNTGKGPAVHALRIQSDKQAYHLHMRNAILGQENLVLHQALVERIKTEDGKVSGVVTRTGAFYAAPNVILTSGTYLRGRIIIGDTMYEGGPNGQQTAMNLSGALKELGLELGRFKTGTPPRIHRRSVDYTKFTVQPGDSVPWRYSFMPTQSMFWGRDVDKQIPCWLGYTTPETHQIIQDNIHRAPLYSGKIEGIGPRYCPSIEDKVVRFADRPTHQIFLEPEGWNSDELYMAGLSTSMPEEIQYDIIHSIPGLEKAELLRPGYAIEYDYVKPYQLSLSLEVRKIPGLFTAGQLNGTSGYEEAAAQGLLAGINAALRVQGKEPFIVRRSEGYLGVLIDDLVNKGVKEPYRLLTSRAEYRLILRQDNADLRLTPRGREIGLVKDERWAAFQKKKAAIAEINALWRGTTFSPLNEHLAEVLAGVHSAPVHGGISGEELMRRPEITINEIKQLIPQLAEYDEEALLEAGIEIKYAGYIEKQLAEIERFAKMEERMIPEEIVYDQIKGLSTEGRQRLKEVAPANMGQATRITGVTPADISVLLVYLEQKRRGGQIHAT
- a CDS encoding DUF554 domain-containing protein; translated protein: MLGTIVNSLAIIGGALVGILFGKALPEKIKKTVIQGIGLAVILIGLRMALTTNNPLVVIGSLVLGGIIGEWIDIEDKLQQLGKWLESKFAKGGNGNFTKGFVSSSLMFCVGAMAIMGALESGLKGVHDTLYAKSMLDGITSIVLASSMGIGVLVSAVPVFLYQGGITISAALLQGFLSDPVIAEMSATGGLLIVGIGLNILEIKEIKVGNLLPAIFVAVPITMLLAQMA
- a CDS encoding helix-turn-helix domain-containing protein, which encodes MTIQKLLHDMQMSRYRLSKISGIPWATLADIYSGKTHLHRCGAGTLSKLSKTLGLSIEELLALETEPEKNTAAGQPNIKTYLETGLSESVQKAIKDYLQGEKAQVLYLDCLWNELYGAINADLWAGLITEEQASYLRAKYLGTEGKEDGSDD
- the mnmE gene encoding tRNA uridine-5-carboxymethylaminomethyl(34) synthesis GTPase MnmE, producing the protein MDDTIIALATAVGEGSIHVLRLSGPQAQEIIERAFTPHHPQRWQEKSNFTLHLGYFRAGAKVLDEVLIGRMSAPGSYTGEDVYEINCHGGLYVAERIMRECIGLGARLAEAGEFTKRAFLNGKLDLIQAEAIVDLIAAKTDSSADLALAQMEGLLSQKILLLKDQVMETLAFIEAGIDFPEDDVESLDRDALLQRISKGLELARDLLDGSKTGRILREGMLTVIVGQPNVGKSSLLNALMGEERAIVTDIPGTTRDEIRESVTIGGILLQLVDTAGLRESEDLVEKLGIERSWKAMEKAELILLIIQAGQELKAEELKILNQYDQSVIVLINKMDLLVGKEQGEEVLENYPTQQGVWIPFSVKENLGFKQLEKEIKQRVYQGKAEKTKEPLLSNIRQITALERAVSALANGWDSVKNGLPWDMVSIDIRQALQEISQMTGDSVQESLLDDIFSRFCIGK
- a CDS encoding DUF4446 family protein, producing the protein MNLEEIMPLSYWAIALVAVLCIVEFIWIVSLQNRLKGFQKSYLALQTFLDGSSLDQQLKEYISGVNYIKGNAEKMEKRMDQVELKLRSAIDRAELVRFNAFDNMGSDLSFALALLNQQGDGVVLSSINNREESRVYAKPVSHGESSYHLSQEEKAAIGKAKETIKI